The Rhodoferax ferrireducens T118 DNA segment GCAGCACCCGTTCACGCAGTTGACGCAACTGGAACACCAGGTTGACGGAAATGCCGTTGGCATCCAGATGGGTGTAAACCGACGCAGCCGCCTGACGGCAAGCCTCCAGGCGGCTCAGGTACCGCTGCAGCGCGTCCTGGCGTTCGGCGGAGTTGACGTGCGGGCTGGCCAGAAAGGCGACTTGCAGCGCCATGATGTCGCCGTCCAGGGCGTGAAAGGGGGCCGTTTCCAGCGCCGGGGCACTCATGCGCAAACGCAGTTCCGGTGAAAAACCGGTGGCGCGAATCTGGCTGGTGCAAAAGGTCAGCGCCTCAAGCAGTGTCGCCTGCCAGGGCGAGACGCTGCCTTGCTTGACCTGGGGCACCCAGGCACAGTTGTCGTTGCCGGCATCCAGACACGAGAGTTGCAGTAACTCAGACAGCCGCATCAAGGTGGCGTCGTCCAGGGCGCTGATCCATTGGGCATCAAACGCATCACACAACACCAGTGAAAACAGGGCCGAGGCATCGACAGTTTCGGGGGTTCCTGGCAACCATTTGAGGCGCAGGCGCTCGGCCAGCTCGCTGGCAAAAGCGCTGCGGGACGAAAACCCGTAGTCGGCCAGCAAGGCCGTCGCATCCACGGTGGAAAGCAGCACCCGCCACCAGGCCTGCAGCTTGGCACGCGCATCCGGGCGCTGTTGCAGCGTGTCGAGCAGCAGCGTCATACGTGCCACCGCGTGCGGCACTGAATCGCGGCCACCACGGACCCAGCGCAGCAAGTCAATCAGCCACAGGTGGCGGTGCGCCAGATGGGCTTGCGGGTCCAGGGCATCGAGCAGTTCAGCCAGGTCAAGTTTTTGGGTCATCGATTCGGGTTTCAGTGCAGTGTGCGCGCGCCGCCGCTGGGGCTCAGGCCATCGAGCACAAACATCGGCACATCGACATCGAACTTTTCGCCGTCTTCGGCGACGCAAAAAAAGCTGCCATGCATGGTGCCCGTGGGGGTGCGCAGGCGGGTGCCGCTGGTGTATTCAAACGCTTCACCGGGTTTGAGCAGAGGCTGCTGCCCGACCACACCCAGGCCCTTCACGCGCTCGGTGTGGCCGTTGGCGTCGTTCACGTTCCAGGTGCGTGAGATCAACTGGGCACTGACCTGCCCCACATTGATGATGGTGATGGTGTAAGCGAACACATACAGGTCTTGCTGTGGTGCTGACTGGTCGGCAAGATAGCGAGACTCGACTTCAACGCGAAACTGGTACTGGGACATGGCGCAATGCTATCCTGAAAATTTGAGGGCCAGATCGCAGCTCGCGCGTCGTTGGCAGGCGCCGTCCCCAAGCGGGCATGAATTCAAAGGCAACTATTTATACTTCACCCATGACTTACCGCATTGCCCCTTCCATTCTCTCC contains these protein-coding regions:
- the apaG gene encoding Co2+/Mg2+ efflux protein ApaG, producing the protein MSQYQFRVEVESRYLADQSAPQQDLYVFAYTITIINVGQVSAQLISRTWNVNDANGHTERVKGLGVVGQQPLLKPGEAFEYTSGTRLRTPTGTMHGSFFCVAEDGEKFDVDVPMFVLDGLSPSGGARTLH